A region from the Methylocella sp. genome encodes:
- a CDS encoding class I SAM-dependent methyltransferase has protein sequence MLLDSAAQARAFPRRDLELFYCEACSFIFNEAFDESVMGYSTNFEESQHFSGTFNAFAKELAKEIAQKCAVSGKHVLEIGCGKGEFLRELCKAGGASGLGVDPGYRADEGRGSEDDNVEFIIDFFEPYKHLSADVILCRHTLEHIAPVAEFIRSIREMVAAQDDAWIVFETPDAKRVLDEGAFWDIYYEHCSYFSPGAHARLFRQEGFDVTDLALRYDNQYIVQYARSASGRTEARWPLEKDLDEMHALADSFHDRVGRVQDSWRQRVRSAWADGRRVALWGGGSKGVSFLTTLGLDEEVSAVVDINPYKQGKFMPGTGHPVIAPEALVADPPDLVIVMNPIYADEVAAKLRTLGLEPEIASLGQQPNI, from the coding sequence GTGTTGCTTGATTCAGCAGCGCAGGCCCGCGCTTTCCCTCGCCGCGATCTTGAGCTTTTCTATTGCGAGGCCTGCAGCTTTATTTTCAATGAGGCCTTTGATGAATCGGTAATGGGCTACTCGACTAATTTCGAGGAATCGCAGCATTTTTCGGGAACGTTCAACGCCTTCGCCAAAGAACTCGCTAAAGAGATTGCGCAAAAATGCGCGGTCTCCGGCAAGCATGTGCTTGAGATCGGCTGCGGCAAGGGAGAATTTCTGCGTGAGCTCTGCAAGGCGGGCGGCGCAAGCGGTCTCGGCGTCGACCCAGGCTACAGAGCGGATGAGGGACGTGGTTCGGAAGACGACAACGTCGAATTTATCATCGACTTTTTTGAACCCTACAAGCATCTCAGCGCTGACGTTATCCTTTGCCGCCACACGCTGGAGCACATCGCGCCGGTCGCGGAGTTCATAAGGTCGATCCGAGAGATGGTCGCGGCGCAGGATGACGCCTGGATCGTCTTCGAGACGCCGGACGCCAAGCGCGTGCTCGACGAAGGGGCCTTCTGGGACATTTACTACGAGCATTGCTCTTATTTTAGCCCCGGCGCCCACGCGCGTCTTTTCCGGCAAGAGGGGTTCGACGTCACAGACCTCGCGCTCCGTTACGACAATCAGTACATCGTCCAGTATGCAAGATCCGCATCCGGCCGCACCGAAGCGCGTTGGCCTCTGGAGAAGGATCTCGATGAGATGCACGCGCTGGCGGACAGCTTCCACGATCGGGTCGGGCGCGTCCAAGACAGTTGGCGCCAGCGCGTGCGCTCGGCCTGGGCGGACGGACGGCGCGTCGCGCTATGGGGAGGCGGATCGAAAGGCGTCTCGTTCCTCACCACCCTTGGGCTCGACGAGGAGGTATCTGCAGTGGTGGATATCAACCCGTATAAACAAGGAAAATTTATGCCCGGCACCGGACATCCCGTCATTGCGCCCGAGGCCCTTGTCGCCGATCCGCCGGACTTGGTAATTGTGATGAATCCCATATACGCCGATGAAGTCGCAGCCAAGCTAAGAACGCTGGGCCTTGAACCAGAAATCGCATCGCTCGGTCAGCAGCCCAACATTTAG
- a CDS encoding glycosyltransferase family 9 protein translates to MDRAVGVVALQLLAAGRRRKPLPYDPQRIGVIIPTAIGDTILSSGVLSALVDRYPRADLLVFHGESNASAVRLLPMRMTRIECPFTNPAAAIDLLRRKRLDMVVDLTPWTRITAIYACLAAPVSVGFDPPGQHRGAAFDIAVRHRADAHEIDNHADLAALFSGQPYRMNVVTEKFDALEGMKLERLVLCHSCAGGSRAADKAWPVESWAELARRLVSEGWQVGFTGTPADASLVQTILAKATLPSTQVFSLCGKASLAQLGDLIQRARLLITIDTGVLHLGAAVDAKILALHGPTRSSRWGARTANATSLNSAHPAAGYMLYGYEAHPQGRETMLAHTVDNVANAAFVKLAQSTSS, encoded by the coding sequence ATGGATCGCGCGGTCGGCGTGGTCGCGCTGCAGTTGCTTGCGGCCGGCCGGAGACGCAAGCCCCTGCCTTACGATCCACAGAGAATTGGGGTCATCATACCAACAGCGATCGGCGACACGATCTTGAGCTCTGGCGTCCTTTCGGCGCTTGTCGACAGATACCCTCGGGCAGATCTTTTGGTTTTTCACGGAGAGAGCAACGCCTCCGCCGTTCGGCTCCTGCCAATGCGGATGACGCGCATCGAGTGTCCCTTTACGAATCCAGCTGCAGCGATCGATCTCTTGCGAAGAAAACGATTGGACATGGTTGTGGACCTGACGCCATGGACGCGAATCACCGCAATCTACGCTTGTTTGGCGGCCCCTGTCTCCGTGGGCTTCGACCCGCCTGGCCAGCATCGCGGCGCAGCTTTCGACATCGCCGTCCGGCACCGCGCCGATGCGCATGAAATCGATAATCACGCCGATCTTGCAGCGCTGTTTAGCGGTCAACCTTATCGAATGAATGTCGTAACAGAGAAATTTGACGCGCTCGAAGGCATGAAGCTTGAACGGCTCGTCCTCTGCCACTCTTGCGCCGGAGGCTCCCGCGCCGCCGACAAAGCGTGGCCCGTTGAGAGTTGGGCAGAGCTGGCGCGCCGGCTCGTGAGCGAAGGCTGGCAAGTCGGTTTTACAGGCACGCCTGCGGATGCGTCTTTGGTCCAGACGATCCTGGCGAAAGCGACCCTGCCCTCGACGCAGGTTTTCTCTCTTTGCGGAAAAGCGTCGCTGGCTCAGCTCGGCGACCTGATCCAGCGCGCGAGATTGCTTATTACGATCGACACGGGCGTGCTCCATTTGGGGGCGGCGGTTGATGCGAAGATACTCGCGCTGCACGGGCCGACCCGCTCAAGCCGCTGGGGCGCGCGCACCGCGAACGCTACGAGTCTGAATTCGGCTCACCCCGCCGCGGGTTACATGCTTTATGGTTACGAAGCGCATCCGCAGGGACGCGAGACAATGTTGGCGCACACGGTCGACAATGTGGCGAACGCCGCTTTCGTCAAGCTCGCTCAGTCGACTTCGTCCTGA
- a CDS encoding polysaccharide biosynthesis tyrosine autokinase, whose amino-acid sequence MQRQLPTIIVLMILTIGLGVFYALTAAPIYTAAASIVIDIRNPQSFQQKSPGPEPPIDASEVPTQIEILKSRNVSRSAIQQLRLGEDPEFNGDGDGGFMQKILRLKARIFGSERPPTPAEMERRVLDAFESKRTVTRVGQSYVMEIDAQSTDPEKSAQIANAIADAYIDDQLEAKYQATRRASTWLQDRLKELRAEASNQQRAVVDFRAKNNIVDTGGRLMNDQQISEVNSQLIIAQAATAEAKARYDRIRQIMNQEVPDASIADALKNELIIKLRERYLDLVARETLLSEKYGSGHLAVVGLRSQMREILRSIKDEMRKIEESYKSDYQIAQAREQSLSNSLGAAVAQSQMKDHAQVQLQELESGAQTSKSLYDNFLQRYMDAVQQQSFPITEARVISFADTPSTKSFPKTSLVLLLATAIGLVLSFGIASLRELTDRVFRSSEQVEEVLSVNCLAMLPLLKAASAVKSEESSDVEALSCPPSRSRLVRPHAILDHVLSDPLSQFTEGLRAVKVATDFNGVMKSKRVIGITSTLPHEGKSTIAANFAQMIAHSGASVILIDADLRNPTLSRQLAPDSAGLIEVIVGFKSIDDVLMLDPRSGLKFLSAGAKSQMLHTNELLASDMMRNVVESLRQSYDYIIVDLPPLIPVIDARVTTNFVDAFLYVLEWGRSRIDAAKHGLGNAPEIYERLIGVVINKVDMSAIRSYERYRSDYYYKKYNAQYGSSSYFKSDARRRTAKTEL is encoded by the coding sequence ATGCAGCGTCAGCTGCCGACGATCATCGTCCTTATGATTCTTACCATCGGCCTCGGCGTCTTCTATGCGCTTACGGCTGCGCCGATCTATACCGCCGCGGCATCGATAGTGATCGACATCCGCAATCCGCAATCATTTCAACAAAAGTCGCCCGGACCCGAACCCCCTATCGACGCCTCAGAGGTGCCGACTCAGATCGAAATTCTGAAATCTCGCAATGTCAGCCGTTCGGCTATCCAACAGTTGCGGCTAGGCGAGGATCCGGAATTCAACGGTGATGGCGACGGCGGTTTTATGCAGAAAATTCTGCGCCTCAAGGCGCGAATTTTTGGGAGCGAGCGGCCGCCGACGCCGGCGGAGATGGAGCGGCGGGTGCTCGATGCTTTCGAGAGCAAACGCACGGTCACCCGCGTCGGGCAGAGCTACGTCATGGAGATCGACGCGCAATCGACCGACCCGGAAAAATCGGCGCAAATAGCAAATGCTATTGCCGACGCCTACATTGACGATCAACTCGAAGCTAAGTACCAGGCTACGCGGCGCGCGAGCACTTGGCTGCAGGATCGCCTAAAGGAGCTTCGCGCAGAGGCTTCCAACCAGCAGCGGGCGGTCGTCGATTTTCGCGCGAAAAACAATATAGTCGATACTGGCGGTCGCTTAATGAACGACCAGCAGATTTCCGAAGTCAATAGTCAGCTCATTATAGCGCAGGCGGCGACCGCCGAAGCGAAAGCCCGCTACGATCGCATCCGGCAGATCATGAACCAAGAGGTGCCGGACGCTTCAATAGCGGATGCGTTGAAGAATGAGCTCATCATCAAACTGCGCGAGCGTTACCTTGACTTGGTCGCCAGGGAGACGCTCCTGTCGGAAAAATACGGATCCGGCCATCTTGCCGTAGTCGGCCTTCGTTCGCAGATGCGGGAGATTCTGCGATCCATCAAAGATGAAATGCGGAAGATCGAGGAAAGCTACAAGAGCGATTACCAAATTGCTCAGGCGCGCGAGCAGAGCCTCAGCAACAGCCTTGGCGCCGCTGTCGCGCAATCGCAAATGAAAGATCACGCGCAGGTCCAGCTGCAGGAATTGGAAAGCGGCGCTCAGACGTCAAAGTCGTTGTACGATAATTTCCTCCAGCGCTATATGGACGCTGTTCAGCAGCAGTCTTTCCCGATCACCGAAGCTCGCGTCATCAGCTTCGCCGACACGCCTTCGACAAAGAGCTTTCCGAAAACGTCTCTGGTGCTTTTGCTGGCGACGGCCATCGGCCTCGTGCTGAGCTTTGGCATCGCATCGTTACGCGAGCTTACAGATCGGGTTTTCCGCTCGAGCGAGCAAGTGGAGGAGGTCCTGAGCGTCAACTGTCTCGCCATGCTCCCTCTTCTCAAAGCAGCGTCGGCTGTCAAATCCGAGGAATCTTCTGATGTCGAGGCGTTGTCGTGCCCCCCGAGCCGCTCGCGACTGGTGCGTCCTCACGCGATTCTCGATCATGTCCTCAGCGATCCATTATCGCAGTTTACGGAGGGCTTGAGGGCGGTCAAAGTGGCGACCGATTTTAACGGGGTCATGAAATCAAAAAGGGTTATAGGCATCACGTCGACGCTGCCTCACGAAGGCAAGTCGACCATAGCGGCGAATTTTGCGCAGATGATCGCCCATTCCGGAGCCAGCGTTATCTTGATCGACGCCGACCTTCGCAACCCAACTCTGTCACGCCAACTGGCTCCTGACAGCGCGGGGCTCATCGAAGTCATCGTGGGCTTCAAGTCGATTGACGATGTCTTGATGCTCGATCCAAGGAGCGGACTGAAATTTCTTTCGGCCGGAGCGAAATCGCAAATGCTCCATACCAACGAGCTGCTCGCTTCCGATATGATGCGAAATGTGGTCGAAAGTTTGCGCCAAAGTTACGACTATATCATCGTCGATCTGCCGCCGTTGATTCCGGTGATTGACGCGCGCGTCACCACAAACTTCGTCGACGCCTTCCTTTATGTCCTGGAGTGGGGGCGATCCAGAATCGATGCAGCAAAACACGGGTTGGGCAATGCGCCGGAGATCTACGAGCGCCTTATCGGCGTCGTCATCAACAAGGTCGATATGTCGGCGATCAGGTCCTATGAGCGTTACCGGAGCGACTACTATTACAAAAAATACAATGCGCAATATGGCAGCTCAAGCTACTTCAAATCAGACGCGCGACGCAGGACTGCAAAGACGGAGCTATAG
- a CDS encoding GtrA family protein, protein MLAAQISQISARARSNVIFVRYVLFAILAGLMNLLTQAIVFHMAPAPIIVGGLDRLGLRINSFDFVLAISILAGTGVGFIIKYVLDKRWIFFDDYDNPADEARKICLYGFFSVGMTFIFWGSEIAFLAIFGTSAAKYIGAVIGLVIGNFAKYLLDRAYTFKLRAETWN, encoded by the coding sequence ATGCTCGCCGCTCAAATCTCGCAAATTTCGGCCAGGGCGCGCTCCAATGTAATCTTTGTCCGATACGTACTCTTTGCGATCTTGGCCGGGCTCATGAATCTCCTGACCCAGGCGATCGTCTTCCACATGGCGCCTGCGCCGATAATTGTCGGCGGCCTGGATCGTCTCGGGCTGCGAATAAATTCGTTTGATTTCGTCTTGGCCATCTCGATCCTTGCCGGGACTGGGGTTGGATTCATAATCAAATATGTCCTCGACAAGCGCTGGATCTTTTTTGACGATTATGACAATCCCGCCGACGAGGCTCGCAAAATTTGCCTGTACGGATTTTTCAGCGTTGGGATGACCTTCATCTTCTGGGGCTCCGAGATCGCCTTCCTTGCGATTTTTGGCACCAGCGCCGCCAAATACATTGGCGCAGTGATTGGTCTCGTGATCGGCAATTTCGCCAAATATCTGCTCGATCGAGCCTACACATTCAAGCTCAGGGCCGAAACATGGAACTGA
- the rfbF gene encoding glucose-1-phosphate cytidylyltransferase has protein sequence MKVGILAGGFGTRLAEETEIRPKPMVEIGGMPILWHIMKHYHHYGYKEFAVALGYKGEYIKRWFKDYNDLDGSMTIHTGTGAIKRYSSSTPDWSVDLIETGQKTLTGGRIKRLMDWMGMSTFMLTWGDGVADVNLDKLLAFHRSHGKLATMTAVRPPARYGHIEFDGNRVVEFTEKPQASEGWINGAFFVLEPGVRDYIEGDDVMFEHGPMRRLAADGQLMAFRHDSFWQCMDTLREKQILQQLWDNGPAPWKTWS, from the coding sequence ATGAAGGTTGGAATCCTTGCCGGAGGATTCGGGACTCGCTTGGCCGAGGAAACCGAGATCCGGCCCAAACCGATGGTCGAAATCGGCGGCATGCCGATCCTTTGGCACATCATGAAGCACTATCATCATTACGGTTATAAGGAATTCGCCGTCGCGCTCGGCTACAAGGGCGAGTACATCAAGCGTTGGTTCAAGGACTACAATGATTTGGATGGCAGCATGACCATCCATACCGGGACGGGGGCCATAAAGCGCTATTCGAGTTCGACGCCAGACTGGTCCGTCGACCTTATCGAAACCGGCCAAAAGACGCTGACCGGCGGCCGCATCAAGCGCCTGATGGATTGGATGGGAATGAGCACTTTTATGCTCACCTGGGGCGATGGCGTCGCCGACGTGAATCTCGACAAGCTCCTCGCCTTCCATCGATCCCACGGAAAGCTCGCCACCATGACCGCAGTGCGCCCACCCGCCCGCTACGGCCACATCGAATTCGACGGCAATCGCGTGGTCGAGTTCACGGAGAAACCTCAAGCCTCCGAGGGGTGGATCAACGGCGCTTTTTTTGTGCTCGAGCCGGGCGTCAGAGACTACATTGAAGGCGACGACGTCATGTTTGAGCATGGGCCGATGCGCCGCCTTGCGGCTGACGGCCAATTGATGGCGTTTCGTCACGACTCGTTCTGGCAATGCATGGACACGCTGCGGGAGAAGCAGATCCTGCAACAGCTTTGGGATAACGGGCCGGCGCCCTGGAAGACCTGGAGTTGA
- a CDS encoding glycosyl hydrolase yields MSANDFLNSLGVNIHPTSNNGSTPAQYAPLINYVGVRHTRGYDAASDIISISKLTNTTSLVLDPGGNETSVSGDIATAKTVAQAGFLLAIEGANEPNNWPVTYQGQVGGGTGTWLPVAKLQRDLYAAAKADSTLKNYPVFDVTAGGAETDNVGLQFLTIPSGSGLSMPDGTVYADFANQHNYVIWNEASAPVDNIAWNNADPANQIAPVQDPLPNDYGVTWLKGYAGYSKSQLANLARVTTETGWWDQSGGQDNQGKTLLNVYLSQYKRGWKYTFIYELVDEGGDHFGLFLPSPSYTPKPAATYIHNLTTILNDTKSVATTPGVLNYSIANEPATVHDLLMQKSNGAFELVVWDERPVGESTDHVTVNLGGTHATVNVYDVTVGATPTQALSNVSSVPLTLSDHPMIIEIIK; encoded by the coding sequence GTGAGCGCTAATGACTTCCTGAATTCGTTGGGAGTGAATATTCACCCCACTTCGAACAACGGCTCAACTCCTGCGCAATATGCGCCATTGATCAATTACGTCGGAGTGCGCCACACTCGAGGCTACGACGCCGCGAGCGACATCATCAGCATCTCGAAATTAACCAACACCACCTCCCTCGTCTTAGACCCGGGCGGCAATGAAACCAGCGTCAGCGGGGATATCGCCACCGCGAAAACGGTTGCTCAGGCTGGTTTCTTATTGGCCATAGAAGGAGCCAATGAACCGAATAATTGGCCGGTCACCTATCAAGGCCAAGTTGGCGGCGGAACAGGAACGTGGCTGCCGGTGGCGAAGTTGCAACGTGATCTTTATGCGGCGGCAAAGGCCGATTCCACGTTGAAGAATTATCCGGTGTTTGACGTAACCGCGGGCGGCGCGGAGACGGATAACGTTGGACTGCAATTTCTTACTATACCCAGCGGCTCTGGATTGAGCATGCCGGACGGCACCGTCTATGCTGACTTTGCAAATCAGCATAACTACGTAATATGGAATGAAGCTTCTGCGCCTGTTGACAATATTGCGTGGAACAACGCCGATCCGGCCAACCAAATCGCGCCGGTTCAGGATCCCCTCCCGAACGATTATGGAGTTACTTGGCTAAAAGGATACGCCGGCTACAGCAAGTCACAGCTTGCGAATCTGGCTCGCGTTACGACCGAAACAGGCTGGTGGGATCAATCCGGCGGCCAAGACAACCAGGGTAAAACGCTCCTAAACGTCTATCTCTCTCAGTACAAGCGCGGATGGAAATATACGTTTATTTATGAGCTGGTTGACGAGGGCGGGGATCACTTTGGCCTTTTCCTGCCGAGCCCGAGCTATACCCCCAAACCGGCCGCGACATACATTCACAATCTCACGACGATTTTGAATGACACCAAATCCGTAGCGACAACCCCTGGCGTCCTCAACTATTCGATCGCAAATGAACCGGCGACCGTACATGACCTGCTCATGCAGAAAAGCAACGGAGCGTTCGAACTGGTTGTGTGGGACGAACGCCCAGTAGGCGAGTCAACGGACCACGTGACTGTTAACCTCGGCGGAACTCATGCAACGGTGAACGTGTATGACGTCACGGTTGGCGCAACGCCAACGCAGGCCCTCTCCAACGTCAGCTCCGTGCCGCTGACGCTGAGCGATCACCCGATGATTATCGAAATCATAAAATAG
- a CDS encoding NAD(P)/FAD-dependent oxidoreductase, with the protein MSEAADVECLVVGAGVIGLAIARALAKAGREVVILEAEHHIGTGISSRNSGVIHAGIYYSSDSLKARFCVAGRKALYAYCKAQKIPHQVCGKIIVAASEMQSRRLMAIKARAEANGVLDLVALDRTELLAAEPELQGQTGLLSPSTGIIDVRALMLAFQSEFEACGGVVAFDTPVTRGEVQTRKIMIQTGGADPMRLAARWVILAAGLSTPKLARSIDGVPPASIPKAYFAKGNYFSLAGQVPFCRLIYPLPEPGGLGAHLTLDMAGRGRFGPDVEWLDLTDDARIDYSVDESRVAAFYKSIRLFWPGLKEGALAPDYSGVRPKLVGPREQDSDFLIQDSKIHGASGLIALYGIESPGLTASLAIADYVASALDDV; encoded by the coding sequence ATGAGTGAGGCTGCTGACGTTGAATGTCTTGTAGTTGGAGCCGGCGTCATAGGTCTTGCCATCGCGCGCGCGCTTGCAAAGGCCGGCCGCGAGGTCGTGATATTGGAGGCGGAACATCATATTGGAACCGGAATATCATCGCGAAACAGCGGGGTGATCCATGCCGGCATTTATTATTCCTCAGATTCGTTGAAGGCGCGTTTTTGCGTCGCGGGGCGCAAGGCGCTGTACGCTTATTGCAAGGCCCAGAAAATCCCGCATCAGGTTTGCGGTAAGATCATTGTCGCCGCATCAGAAATGCAAAGTCGCCGCCTCATGGCGATCAAAGCGCGGGCCGAAGCAAATGGCGTTCTCGATCTCGTCGCGCTAGATCGAACCGAACTTCTCGCCGCGGAGCCAGAGCTTCAAGGGCAAACGGGGCTTCTCTCGCCCTCCACCGGAATCATTGACGTTCGTGCTTTGATGTTGGCCTTTCAAAGCGAGTTTGAGGCATGTGGCGGAGTTGTCGCCTTCGATACGCCCGTGACGCGCGGCGAGGTTCAGACCAGAAAAATTATGATCCAAACTGGAGGGGCGGATCCAATGCGCCTCGCCGCACGCTGGGTAATTCTGGCGGCCGGCCTCTCCACGCCAAAACTCGCGCGTTCAATCGATGGCGTTCCTCCAGCTTCAATTCCGAAAGCATATTTTGCCAAGGGCAATTATTTCTCGCTTGCCGGCCAGGTTCCTTTTTGTCGCTTGATTTATCCGCTGCCGGAGCCCGGAGGACTTGGCGCTCATCTCACCTTGGATATGGCGGGACGCGGTCGCTTCGGGCCGGACGTTGAGTGGCTTGACCTGACGGATGACGCACGCATTGACTACTCTGTCGATGAAAGCCGCGTCGCCGCATTTTATAAATCGATCCGCCTTTTCTGGCCGGGGCTTAAGGAAGGAGCGCTGGCGCCGGATTATTCGGGCGTGCGTCCAAAGCTCGTCGGGCCTCGCGAGCAAGACAGCGACTTCTTGATCCAGGACTCAAAGATACATGGCGCATCTGGTTTGATCGCCCTTTATGGAATTGAAAGCCCTGGGCTCACCGCATCGCTCGCAATCGCTGATTATGTAGCGTCCGCATTAGATGACGTTTGA
- a CDS encoding SDR family oxidoreductase, producing MKVLLTGHRGYIGSVLTPMLLERGHAVTGFDSDIFRACTFTGNLSETPTIEKDIRDAVIDDVRGFDAIIHLAGLSNDPLGDYRPHLTGEINFKASLDLAKLAKQAGVKRFLYASSCSNYGASGADFLDESAAFNPVTPYGQSKANVERAVAPMADETFSPTFLRASTAYGLSPRLRFDLVLNNLTAWAFTKKLVYLKSDGSPWRPIVHVEDIARAYIAVLEADRDVVHNQAFNVGLTTENYQIREIAEIVKSIVPNCRVEFASDAAPDTRCYRVDCNFIARRLHEFKPQWTARRGVEQLFEAYSATGLTHDEFEGERFKRIAHVQKRIRDGELDEDLRPAFVAAPVDA from the coding sequence ATGAAAGTTTTGCTCACCGGCCACCGTGGTTACATTGGCTCGGTGCTGACGCCGATGCTGCTTGAGCGCGGTCACGCGGTTACGGGATTCGACAGCGATATATTTCGCGCCTGCACATTCACCGGAAATCTTTCGGAGACGCCGACGATCGAGAAGGACATCCGCGACGCCGTCATCGACGATGTAAGGGGCTTTGACGCAATCATCCATCTTGCGGGCCTCTCGAACGACCCGCTGGGAGATTATCGTCCCCATCTCACCGGGGAAATCAACTTCAAGGCATCTCTCGATCTCGCCAAGCTCGCCAAGCAGGCCGGCGTGAAGAGATTTCTCTATGCCTCATCATGCAGCAACTATGGAGCCTCCGGCGCAGATTTCCTCGACGAGAGCGCTGCCTTCAACCCGGTCACGCCTTACGGCCAATCCAAGGCTAATGTCGAGCGCGCTGTCGCTCCCATGGCAGATGAGACCTTTAGCCCGACCTTCCTGCGCGCCTCAACGGCCTACGGATTGTCGCCGCGTCTTCGCTTCGATCTCGTCCTCAACAATCTGACCGCTTGGGCGTTCACGAAGAAACTAGTTTACCTCAAGAGCGATGGTTCGCCTTGGCGCCCAATCGTTCATGTTGAAGACATCGCCAGGGCTTACATCGCTGTTCTCGAAGCCGATCGCGACGTGGTCCACAATCAGGCATTCAACGTCGGATTGACCACCGAAAATTACCAGATCCGCGAAATAGCCGAGATCGTGAAGTCAATCGTGCCGAACTGCCGAGTTGAATTTGCGTCCGACGCGGCTCCGGACACGCGATGCTACCGCGTCGATTGCAACTTCATCGCGCGACGCCTGCACGAATTCAAGCCGCAATGGACCGCGCGACGAGGCGTCGAGCAATTGTTTGAGGCTTATAGCGCGACAGGGCTCACGCATGACGAGTTTGAAGGCGAGCGCTTCAAACGCATCGCCCACGTGCAGAAACGAATCCGCGACGGCGAACTCGATGAGGATTTACGCCCCGCTTTCGTTGCAGCCCCCGTTGACGCTTGA
- a CDS encoding UbiA family prenyltransferase yields the protein MRSESQPTRSDFTPSNDGRPLVVDLDGTLIKSDLLVEAVFKRIGAKPFAAVGLLAALRRGKAHFKHVLAQAVNLDPASLPYDQVILGRIREAVAAGRPVYLASASNAQFVSAVAEHLGFFTGWFGSDAITNVAGSNKARLLVEAFGDGGFDYIGNDEADLHIWAVASKGMAVRPPSRIQAKLVAAGIEIIESEKQKLKSWIKLFRVHQYVKNTLVFLPLLTAQRLDPASIFDSVLAFLAFSLCASSVYIFNDLVDLAADRDHPTKCNRPLASGAISIIHAALAIPILLVVAMALAAFASLPFLAVMIFYFALTTTYTCWLKTKMLIDVVVLAMLYTLRAIGGAAAIGVPVSEWLLAFSMFIFTSLALIKRYVELTTRLDAAKCDPSNRNYRLADMPIVASCAAAAGFNAVTVFALYISSDTVHQLYHHPKALWLVCPVLMYWIARMLMMAHRRQMHDDPIVFAAKDPPSLWAVAAIGAIMLAAAA from the coding sequence TTGAGATCTGAGTCTCAACCCACCCGGAGCGACTTCACGCCCTCAAACGATGGCCGGCCGCTCGTCGTCGATCTCGACGGAACCTTGATCAAATCAGACTTGCTGGTGGAGGCGGTGTTCAAGCGGATTGGCGCGAAGCCTTTCGCCGCCGTGGGTCTTCTCGCCGCTTTGCGCCGCGGCAAGGCCCATTTCAAGCATGTGCTCGCGCAAGCGGTTAATCTTGACCCCGCGTCGTTGCCTTACGACCAGGTCATTCTTGGCCGGATCCGCGAAGCTGTGGCGGCTGGCCGCCCGGTCTATCTTGCCTCGGCCAGCAACGCGCAGTTTGTATCCGCCGTCGCGGAGCATCTTGGGTTTTTCACTGGCTGGTTCGGCTCGGACGCCATTACTAACGTCGCAGGATCAAACAAGGCGCGGCTACTTGTCGAGGCCTTTGGCGATGGCGGCTTTGATTATATAGGCAACGACGAAGCCGATCTTCATATTTGGGCTGTGGCGTCGAAGGGGATGGCGGTCCGGCCGCCGAGCAGGATCCAGGCTAAACTGGTTGCTGCGGGCATTGAAATCATTGAGAGCGAGAAGCAGAAGCTGAAGAGCTGGATCAAGCTCTTCCGAGTCCATCAATATGTGAAAAACACGCTTGTCTTCTTGCCGTTGCTCACGGCCCAGAGACTCGATCCCGCCTCGATCTTCGATAGCGTTCTCGCTTTTCTTGCTTTCTCTCTGTGCGCTTCGAGCGTCTACATTTTCAACGATCTTGTCGATCTGGCCGCAGATCGCGATCATCCAACCAAATGCAATCGGCCGCTTGCTTCGGGCGCGATCTCGATCATCCATGCCGCCCTGGCTATTCCCATCCTGCTTGTTGTCGCAATGGCGCTGGCGGCTTTTGCATCGCTGCCCTTCCTCGCCGTCATGATCTTTTATTTCGCCCTCACCACTACCTATACCTGCTGGCTCAAAACCAAAATGCTGATCGACGTCGTCGTGTTGGCGATGTTGTACACTTTGCGAGCCATTGGCGGCGCCGCGGCGATTGGCGTTCCGGTTTCTGAATGGCTCCTAGCCTTTTCCATGTTCATTTTCACTTCGCTGGCGCTCATCAAGCGCTACGTCGAACTCACGACGCGTCTTGACGCCGCCAAATGCGATCCTTCGAATCGCAACTATAGATTGGCGGATATGCCAATCGTGGCTTCGTGCGCCGCCGCGGCGGGGTTCAACGCGGTAACGGTCTTCGCGCTCTACATATCGTCTGACACAGTCCACCAGCTTTATCATCATCCCAAAGCGCTTTGGTTAGTCTGCCCCGTCCTCATGTATTGGATCGCCCGCATGCTAATGATGGCGCATCGCCGCCAGATGCATGACGATCCGATTGTTTTCGCCGCAAAGGATCCGCCCAGCCTTTGGGCGGTGGCGGCGATCGGCGCAATCATGCTCGCCGCCGCGGCCTAG